One stretch of Pongo abelii isolate AG06213 chromosome Y, NHGRI_mPonAbe1-v2.0_pri, whole genome shotgun sequence DNA includes these proteins:
- the LOC129053198 gene encoding testis-specific chromodomain protein Y 1: MHHSIAAISHNFHYTSGDEIEEVHPYAEPGEELEAERSGYVETQLKQSWHSNCSNPVSFLMASQEFEVESIVDKRRDKNGNTEYLIRWKGYNQQDDTWEPEQHLRNCEKCILDFNRRQTEKQKKLTWTRTSRIFSNNARRRTSRSTKASYSKNSPTTQVTDRHHRSKNSKLFAASKIIRRKAASLLSDTQNMEKIHSTIKTLAPESPFNDKKTVSGFQKLEKLYPIAADQQDTVVFEVTEGKLLQDPLSRPGAEQPGIENKTQIHPPMSQMSGSVTASMATGSATQKGIVVLVDPLAANGTTDMHTSVPRVKGGQRNITDDSRDQPFIKKMYFTIKLTESASTYRDIVVKKEDGFTQIVLSTRSTEKNALNTEVIKEIVNALNNAAVDDSKLVLFSAAGSVFCCGLDFGYFVKRLRNDRNRASLEMVDTIKNFVNTFIQFKKPIVVSVNGPAIGLGASILPLCDLVWANEKAWFQTPYMTFGQSPDGCSTITFQKMMGKASANEMLFAGRKLTAREACAKGLVSQVFLSGTFTQEVMIQIKELASYNQIVLEESKALVHSNIKLELEQANERECEVLRKIWSSAQGTESMLKYVENKTDEF, encoded by the coding sequence ATGCACCATAGCATAGCCGCTATTTCACACAATTTTCACTACACCAGTGGTGACGAAATAGAAGAGGTTCATCCATATGCAGAACCTggtgaagaactggaggcagaaaggagtGGCTATGTGGAGACACAACTGAAACAAAGTTGGCACAGCAACTGCTCCAATCCTGTGTCTTTCCTCATGgcttcccaggagtttgaggttgaaagTATTGTTGACAAAAGACGAGATAAAAATGGGAATACAGAGTATTTGATTCGGTGGAAAGGTTACAACCAACAGGATGACACTTGGGAACCAGAGCAGCACCTCAGGAACTGTGAAAAATGTATACTTGATTTTAATAGACgacagactgaaaaacagaaaaaactgacATGGACTAGAACCAGtagaattttttcaaacaatgcCAGAAGAAGAACTTCTAGATCTACAAAAGCGAGCTATTCTAAGAACTCTCCTACAACGCAAGTGACGGATAGACACCACAGATCCAAAAACAGCAAGTTATTTGCTGCCAGCAAGATCATTAGGAGGAAGGCAGCTTCACTTCTCTCCGACACACAGAATATGGAGAAAATACATTCAACTATCAAGACCCTTGCACCTGAAAGCCCCTTTAACGACAAGAAAACTGTGAGTGGCTTTCAGAAACTTGAGAAACTGTACCCTATTGCAGCAGATCAGCAGGACACGGTGGTCTTCGAGGTGACAGAAGGGAAACTCCTCCAGGACCCTTTGTCACGTCCTGGTGCAGAACAGCCTGGAATAGAGAACAAGACTCAGATACACCCACCAATGTCGCAGATGTCTGGCTCAGTTACCGCTTCAATGGCCACAGGTTCAGCTACCCAAAAAGGTATAGTGGTATTAGTAGACCCATTAGCAGCCAATGGAACAACAGACATGCATACCTCAGTTCCAAGAGTGAAAGGTGGGCAAAGAAATATTACTGATGACAGCAGAGACCAGCCTTTTATCAAGAAGATGTACTTTACCATAAAGCTAACAGAAAGTGCCAGCACATACAGAGACATTGtagtgaagaaagaggatggattcACCCAGATAGTGCTATCAACTAGatccacagaaaaaaatgcactgaatacagaagtaattaaagaaatagtTAATGCTCTTAATAACGCTGCTGTGGATGACAGCAAGCTCGTGCTGTTCAGTGCAGCTGGAAGTGTCTTTTGCTGCGGTCTTGATTTTGGGTACTTTGTGAAGCGCTTAAGGAACGACAGAAACAGAGCAAGCCTTGAAATGGTGGATACCATCAAGAACTTTGTGAAtacttttattcaatttaaaaagcctattgtTGTATCAGTCAATGGCCCCGCCATTGGACTGGGTGCATCCATCCTGCCCCTTTGTGATCTCGTGTGGGCTAATGAAAAGGCTTGGTTCCAAACCCCTTATATGACCTTTGgacagagtccagatggctgttcaactattacatttcaaaaaatgatgggtaaagcatctgccaatgaaatgttatttgctGGGCGAAAGCTGACAGCACGGGAGGCATGTGCCAAAGGCCTGGTCTCTCAGGTATTTTTGAGTGGAACTTTCACCCAAGAGGTTATGATTCAAATTAAGGAGCTTGCCTCATATAATCAAATTGTACTGGAAGAATCTAAGGCCCTTGTTCACTCTAATATTAAGTTGGAGTTGGAACAGGCCaatgagagagagtgtgaggTGCTGAGGAAGATCTGGAGCTCAGCCCAAGGGACAGAATCCATGTTaaagtatgttgaaaataaaacgGATGAGTTTTAG